In one Mucilaginibacter ginsenosidivorax genomic region, the following are encoded:
- a CDS encoding DUF6712 family protein: protein MIYLINQTTFQQYEDITVNIKPERLKVFIKKAQELDLKPFLGHALYYDFLNHFNEDGTLQDDAPQPYKDLLNGTEYLDDYGHIVLYEGLAPTMVYFTFARFIENDAVHYTATGPVIKRHENGDALSSPEVVKLVQQQRSIANAYANDIEKFLWDNKADFPLWRYNAKNKSSRQAGPRIRGVDKTDFNYPGSYNNYNLTITEFLN from the coding sequence ATGATCTATCTCATCAACCAAACCACGTTTCAGCAATACGAAGATATTACTGTAAACATAAAACCCGAACGCCTGAAGGTATTCATCAAAAAAGCGCAGGAACTGGACTTGAAACCATTTTTGGGACATGCCCTGTACTATGATTTTTTAAACCATTTTAACGAAGATGGCACCCTGCAGGATGATGCCCCACAACCCTACAAAGACCTGTTGAATGGCACAGAGTATCTTGACGATTACGGCCATATTGTATTGTACGAAGGCCTGGCTCCTACTATGGTATACTTCACCTTTGCCCGTTTTATTGAAAACGATGCCGTGCATTATACTGCTACCGGCCCGGTAATTAAAAGGCATGAAAATGGCGATGCCCTTTCATCGCCCGAAGTGGTAAAACTGGTGCAGCAGCAACGCAGCATTGCCAACGCCTACGCCAACGACATTGAAAAGTTTTTGTGGGATAACAAGGCCGATTTCCCCCTATGGCGATATAACGCCAAAAACAAAAGCAGCAGGCAGGCTGGTCCGCGCATAAGAGGAGTGGACAAAACCGACTTTAATTATCCGGGCAGCTACAACAACTACAATTTAACCATTACCGAATTTTTAAACTGA
- a CDS encoding glycoside hydrolase family 76 protein produces MKIIPQHIQKWALVSLIPLVLTSCLKDKAFPLYPNNKTATVDYKYAATADSLQEKTYSTYLSANGNYFVQDNAGNTNYNYWPQAHTLDIFTDAFLRTKNDVYKQRMKSLLNGTRVTNGNKYQNEYYDDMEWLALASLRAYTATNDNDYLDAANTLWTDIKTGQNNNQGGGIAWRKSQLDYKNTPANAPAIIFACRLYALKKNDADLTLAKSLYTWLSATLVDPSSGIIWDGINGNHDGQISKNKFTYNQGVYMGAALELYRVTQNADYLADAVRNANATINDTDISPGGLLKSEGQGDGGLFKGILVRYLTLLIQEPAVSSTDRDAFVKFLKYNAQTLYTKGISRPALFVSPDWKTLPSGNTDLTTQLSGVMMVEAAAALKADGKL; encoded by the coding sequence ATGAAGATCATACCTCAACATATACAAAAATGGGCATTGGTATCACTAATACCGTTGGTGCTTACATCGTGCTTAAAAGACAAGGCTTTTCCGCTTTATCCCAACAATAAAACAGCAACGGTTGATTACAAATACGCCGCCACTGCCGATTCGTTACAGGAAAAAACTTACAGTACTTATCTATCTGCAAACGGTAATTATTTTGTGCAGGATAATGCAGGTAATACCAATTATAACTATTGGCCCCAGGCACATACGCTGGATATTTTTACTGATGCATTTTTACGCACCAAGAACGATGTTTATAAACAGCGGATGAAATCGTTGTTAAATGGTACCCGTGTTACCAATGGTAATAAATACCAAAACGAATATTATGACGATATGGAATGGCTGGCCCTGGCAAGCCTGCGCGCCTATACCGCAACCAATGATAATGATTACCTTGATGCAGCAAATACACTTTGGACTGATATTAAAACCGGCCAGAATAATAACCAGGGCGGTGGCATAGCCTGGCGCAAATCGCAGCTGGATTATAAAAATACACCAGCCAATGCACCGGCTATTATATTTGCCTGCCGCTTGTATGCTTTAAAAAAGAACGATGCCGACCTTACGTTGGCCAAAAGCCTTTACACCTGGCTGAGCGCTACGCTGGTTGACCCTTCGAGCGGGATAATTTGGGATGGCATTAATGGAAATCACGACGGGCAGATCAGTAAAAATAAATTCACCTATAACCAGGGTGTTTATATGGGGGCCGCGCTTGAACTATACCGCGTTACCCAAAATGCCGATTATCTTGCCGATGCCGTTAGAAATGCCAATGCAACTATTAACGATACGGATATATCGCCCGGCGGTTTGCTGAAATCTGAGGGACAAGGTGATGGCGGATTGTTTAAGGGGATTTTGGTTAGGTACCTTACCCTGCTGATACAGGAGCCCGCTGTGAGTTCAACTGATCGTGATGCCTTTGTTAAGTTTTTGAAATATAATGCGCAAACCTTATATACCAAAGGTATAAGCCGACCGGCGCTTTTTGTAAGCCCCGACTGGAAAACGCTGCCATCTGGCAATACCGATTTAACCACACAGTTAAGTGGCGTGATGATGGTAGAAGCTGCGGCAGCCTTAAAAGCCGACGGTAAATTGTAA
- a CDS encoding FkbM family methyltransferase, giving the protein MMKDLLSRLLTPYLKYKIKQSLQTSAQKKADLLEIERKQAFYSSFINSGDVCFDVGANMGNRIDPFLKIGARVIAIEPQKICNAFLSAKYGKRITVIKKGLGDSETVKDFHLSDESILSSFSAEWIEGVQESKRFGDNKWRKTIPVEITTADKLISQFGLPSYIKIDVEGYELEVLKGLNHPIAMISYEYTVPEQSERAIMCIKQIELTNKNIECNYSIGESMEWALDSWLDASAMIKHISSKQFTDTNFGDVYVRTKQ; this is encoded by the coding sequence ATGATGAAAGATCTATTAAGCCGTCTCTTAACTCCTTATTTAAAATATAAGATTAAACAAAGCTTGCAAACATCTGCACAAAAAAAAGCTGACCTATTAGAAATCGAACGAAAGCAGGCTTTTTACAGTTCTTTTATAAATTCAGGCGATGTTTGTTTTGATGTAGGTGCTAATATGGGTAATAGGATTGACCCATTTCTAAAAATTGGAGCAAGGGTTATTGCGATAGAACCTCAAAAGATTTGCAATGCTTTTCTTTCCGCAAAATATGGTAAACGAATAACGGTTATTAAAAAGGGGTTAGGAGACTCCGAAACGGTTAAAGATTTTCATTTGTCAGATGAGTCTATTTTGTCGTCGTTTTCAGCAGAATGGATTGAGGGTGTACAGGAAAGCAAACGGTTTGGTGATAATAAATGGCGCAAAACCATACCTGTTGAAATAACAACAGCGGATAAACTGATTAGTCAGTTCGGATTGCCATCATATATAAAAATCGATGTTGAAGGATATGAATTGGAGGTTTTAAAAGGATTAAACCATCCGATTGCTATGATAAGCTACGAGTATACTGTTCCGGAACAATCTGAACGGGCTATTATGTGCATCAAACAAATTGAACTTACTAATAAAAACATCGAATGCAACTATAGTATTGGTGAGAGTATGGAATGGGCATTAGACTCGTGGTTAGATGCGTCTGCTATGATTAAACACATTAGTTCAAAGCAGTTCACAGATACAAATTTCGGTGATGTTTACGTACGCACTAAGCAATAA
- a CDS encoding Fic family protein translates to MPYDRTKPFNNLPLLPPDQAVENDIDIFKKLVTASRALAAVNVGILRLPNPLMLVNTIGLQEAQASTAIENIFTTEDELYKAVSDTVQEDRANIATKEVLRYREALWEGYRLIKEENQIDLKSITGIFRQIKQSSAGLRSPASLTVIQRGQSEFRAGEVIYTPPRGPGLIEKLMDNLLEYLNDDKQYPTDPLLKMCFSHYQFEAIHPFSDGNGRTGRILNLLYLVHAGLLNQPVLYLSKYIIVNKEDYYYNLGIVTQRGSWKPWILYMLDAVENTSHLTSQLINNIIAQMEATLIHAKGKIKWYSKEVNELIFSQPYIKPQLIGDRLGITSRTTLTKYFGELVDAKVLSPIKDGRETFYVNDDLVRILEN, encoded by the coding sequence ATGCCATACGACAGAACCAAGCCCTTCAATAATTTACCGTTACTTCCCCCTGATCAGGCTGTTGAGAATGATATCGATATCTTTAAAAAATTGGTAACCGCATCAAGAGCGCTGGCAGCGGTAAATGTTGGTATTTTGCGATTGCCTAATCCATTAATGCTGGTAAACACTATAGGCCTGCAGGAAGCTCAGGCATCTACCGCGATTGAAAACATTTTTACAACAGAAGACGAATTGTATAAAGCAGTTTCGGATACTGTGCAGGAAGACAGGGCCAATATAGCCACCAAAGAAGTTTTGCGCTATCGTGAAGCATTGTGGGAGGGTTATAGGCTGATAAAAGAGGAAAATCAGATTGATTTAAAAAGCATCACCGGTATATTTAGGCAAATTAAACAGTCATCCGCCGGTTTGCGGTCGCCTGCATCGTTAACGGTAATCCAGCGTGGGCAGAGTGAATTCAGAGCAGGGGAAGTGATATACACTCCCCCAAGAGGCCCCGGATTAATAGAAAAACTGATGGATAATTTATTGGAATATTTAAACGATGATAAGCAATATCCGACTGATCCTTTACTCAAAATGTGTTTTTCTCATTATCAGTTTGAAGCGATACACCCTTTTTCTGACGGAAATGGCCGCACCGGCAGAATATTGAACCTGTTGTACCTGGTGCATGCAGGATTGCTAAACCAGCCGGTGCTTTATCTGTCAAAATACATCATTGTAAACAAGGAAGATTATTATTACAATCTTGGAATTGTTACGCAACGGGGATCGTGGAAGCCCTGGATATTATACATGCTTGATGCCGTCGAAAACACATCCCATTTAACAAGCCAGCTTATTAATAACATTATTGCCCAAATGGAAGCGACACTCATCCACGCTAAAGGAAAAATTAAATGGTATAGCAAGGAGGTAAACGAATTGATTTTTAGTCAGCCATACATCAAGCCTCAATTAATTGGAGATCGCTTAGGCATTACATCCAGAACAACACTCACCAAATATTTTGGTGAATTGGTTGATGCAAAAGTTTTGAGCCCGATTAAAGATGGCAGAGAAACGTTTTATGTTAACGATGACTTGGTGCGCATTTTAGAAAACTAA
- a CDS encoding RagB/SusD family nutrient uptake outer membrane protein: protein MKKLTTYRTVFFIALLTVMVSACKKLDLAPVNKFTDINFWTTTEKANSVLNTAYSQMFRSDYFFYNEGASDNAYNGRGDANGVASLAAGTYDASLGRIKEEWGYHYSGIKTCNIFLENVDRVASMDATLKARMKAEAKFIRAYHYFQLATWFGDVPLFDKDISIADAKTIARTPKTQVIDFVLKELDAAAAALPVNTAYAAADRGRITKGAAIALKARVYLYDSRWQDVATTCEKLINDNSNGTYSLFSSYEGVFLPQNEYNSEVILDLEFVPLIKTYSQFFDFAPLAVGARLNALAPTQELVDSYLMANGKKITDAGSGYDENNPYVNRDPRMTNTVVYNLYKWKKTDGSTQTIYTKPGSDPGTDKLDEYAPGKVSSPTGYYIRKYYDPTSAVNFQSGLNLILIRYADVLLMYAEAKNELGQLDGGVWDKTIKALRSRAGFTDPAALTFSGATQADLRSIVRNERRTELAMEGLRIFDIRRWKTAEVVLNGWSHGAKFGPASVDNGYIRADLRSFDKSKAYLWPVPRDERAVDPNLTQNPGW from the coding sequence ATGAAGAAATTAACAACATATAGAACCGTGTTTTTTATAGCCCTGTTAACTGTTATGGTTTCAGCCTGTAAAAAGCTCGATCTGGCACCGGTAAATAAGTTTACCGATATCAACTTCTGGACAACAACCGAAAAAGCGAACAGCGTACTAAATACTGCTTATTCGCAAATGTTCCGCTCAGATTATTTCTTTTACAATGAAGGCGCATCCGACAATGCGTACAATGGTCGCGGTGATGCCAACGGAGTAGCATCACTTGCAGCCGGCACTTATGATGCTTCGCTTGGGCGTATTAAAGAGGAGTGGGGGTATCATTATTCAGGTATCAAAACCTGCAATATATTTCTGGAAAATGTTGATAGGGTAGCCTCTATGGATGCCACCCTTAAAGCCCGCATGAAAGCCGAGGCTAAATTTATCCGTGCCTATCACTATTTTCAGCTGGCCACCTGGTTTGGCGATGTGCCTTTGTTTGACAAGGATATATCAATAGCCGACGCCAAAACCATTGCCCGTACACCAAAAACGCAGGTAATTGATTTTGTATTGAAGGAGTTGGACGCTGCCGCTGCTGCATTACCGGTAAACACCGCTTATGCCGCTGCAGACAGGGGCCGTATTACCAAAGGCGCTGCCATTGCATTAAAAGCAAGGGTTTATCTTTATGATAGCCGCTGGCAGGATGTGGCCACCACCTGCGAAAAATTGATTAACGATAACAGCAATGGCACTTATAGCTTGTTCTCATCTTACGAAGGTGTGTTTTTACCTCAAAACGAATATAACAGCGAGGTAATACTCGATCTGGAATTTGTGCCACTTATTAAAACATACAGCCAGTTTTTTGATTTTGCCCCACTCGCAGTTGGTGCCCGCCTGAATGCCCTTGCCCCCACACAGGAGCTGGTTGATAGCTACCTGATGGCCAACGGTAAAAAGATTACCGATGCAGGATCTGGTTACGACGAGAATAACCCATATGTAAACCGCGATCCGCGGATGACCAATACAGTAGTTTACAACTTATACAAATGGAAAAAAACGGATGGCAGTACCCAAACCATTTATACCAAACCAGGATCTGATCCGGGTACGGATAAACTGGATGAATATGCACCCGGTAAAGTGAGTTCGCCAACAGGTTACTATATCCGCAAATATTACGACCCTACATCTGCCGTAAATTTCCAGTCGGGTTTAAACCTTATCCTTATTCGTTATGCTGATGTGCTGCTCATGTATGCCGAAGCTAAAAATGAATTGGGCCAGTTGGATGGCGGGGTATGGGATAAAACCATCAAGGCTTTAAGAAGTCGCGCCGGTTTTACCGACCCTGCCGCGCTTACTTTCAGTGGCGCTACCCAGGCCGATCTGCGTAGCATTGTTCGAAACGAGCGTCGTACCGAGTTGGCTATGGAAGGCTTACGCATTTTTGATATCCGTAGGTGGAAAACAGCCGAAGTGGTATTAAACGGCTGGTCGCATGGGGCCAAATTTGGGCCAGCTTCTGTAGATAATGGGTACATCAGGGCCGATTTGCGAAGCTTTGATAAAAGCAAAGCCTATTTATGGCCGGTTCCGAGGGACGAACGTGCTGTCGACCCAAATCTTACACAAAATCCAGGTTGGTAG
- a CDS encoding SusE domain-containing protein encodes MKKITFCLMAGILALIIVSGCKKDKTLQHTQVSPVKNFFAPVDNKFIKLEPASGSASFEWEQAQAEDNGLVMYEVAFDKATGDFSKPVYTLPSDGNGLYNKLTISFKDLNKIADLAGIQPQETGKLKWTVMSSKGINVQKSSLSRTIEVQRAAGFSEIPADLYITGTATEGGDDLSKAVHLKQTSTGVFEAYTSLKAGAFHFAERNTGTPAAYSIDGIKLLKDGSTTVAGTTKVEKIVVDFTTASASLTEVVSVGLWFAADNKIWFNLPYVGGSSWEIDNASIVFHQESWGRDERYKFMFTLKDATGATSTQYYGSTNSDNSPATATTAASYFYMVPVNSSQYDYCFKFDHRADNGKADIKIIWSADVPAYTHVVTVK; translated from the coding sequence ATGAAAAAAATTACTTTCTGCCTCATGGCAGGCATATTGGCACTTATTATTGTTTCGGGATGTAAAAAAGATAAAACCTTACAGCATACCCAGGTATCGCCAGTGAAAAACTTTTTTGCCCCGGTCGATAACAAATTCATCAAGCTTGAGCCAGCTTCAGGATCGGCTTCATTTGAGTGGGAACAGGCACAGGCCGAAGATAATGGCCTGGTGATGTACGAGGTTGCTTTTGATAAAGCTACTGGCGATTTTTCAAAGCCGGTTTATACCCTGCCCTCCGATGGTAATGGTTTGTATAATAAGCTGACCATCTCTTTTAAAGACCTGAATAAAATTGCTGACCTGGCAGGCATCCAGCCACAGGAAACCGGTAAATTAAAATGGACGGTAATGTCATCAAAAGGGATCAACGTACAAAAAAGCAGCTTATCACGTACCATCGAGGTACAGCGTGCCGCCGGATTCAGCGAAATTCCTGCCGATTTGTACATTACCGGAACGGCCACCGAAGGCGGCGATGACCTGAGCAAGGCTGTACATTTAAAACAAACATCGACCGGTGTTTTTGAAGCCTACACCTCGCTAAAAGCTGGGGCTTTCCATTTTGCCGAACGTAATACCGGCACACCGGCGGCTTATTCAATAGATGGTATTAAGTTGCTGAAAGATGGTAGTACTACCGTGGCCGGCACTACAAAAGTTGAGAAAATTGTAGTTGATTTTACCACAGCATCAGCATCGCTGACAGAAGTTGTATCGGTAGGTTTATGGTTTGCTGCCGATAATAAAATCTGGTTTAACCTGCCTTACGTTGGTGGCAGCAGTTGGGAAATTGATAATGCATCTATCGTTTTCCATCAGGAGTCATGGGGCAGGGATGAGCGTTATAAGTTTATGTTTACGCTTAAAGATGCCACTGGCGCAACATCTACGCAATACTACGGCAGTACCAATTCAGATAATAGCCCGGCTACCGCAACAACGGCAGCGTCTTATTTCTACATGGTACCCGTAAACAGCTCCCAGTATGATTACTGTTTTAAATTTGATCACCGTGCCGATAATGGTAAAGCGGATATTAAAATTATCTGGAGCGCAGACGTACCTGCGTATACCCATGTTGTTACCGTTAAGTAA
- a CDS encoding GDSL-type esterase/lipase family protein: MKRPLTDHEYQINGGEWIGCTTSNCTDHGDGTYTITDGLDVNIPIGSLKVRVKALGINPASAVLQNTAAFNGQEGSDIPLFYINQVKTMAVGDADQLLSVVSSSAGAVTFVSSDTSKATIVVSDGNSYLHAVATGDVTVTAYQAADSSYTTATDHCLFTVVAATTVDDITYSTVALGKAATADNGSFNVRDLTTYTLRKYSMVSGKAVYQKTIPSTVLTTIKAVKEIIYSESLGAMPASPIVDVDSSFAAYHFNKLKNIGASNTLDNNLVQFAGFKRVADHGTVTITQLSVNSYQFDFVAAYGDGYGAFVNCLQDVTLPAGAWSLACEVRLLPGDSGKSAYYGLVLDGSGASYLTMALTDTDQTITYPVFENNTDTGVGYGFPLAASLTGVATTLSIIVSNIRFIPGVGSGVASELIPDLVFNKGIDYLANGVNADLSFKFSNAIAGAGNGLIHYEADGASLTIPQATMLIAMKIPSSGFLSYNVLASQSGEGLLFYLNDRFLTYVGTWFGTISETAYDFMQNEWFILAISYSETVADIYINGLRIAKRVGAFGNITLDRLLFLGGDNNDFKAYGDLSTLSFWNSKLSDANIAAATTIVKNRMRLKNHFVPKPKYFYISEGDSITWLNDSYQRLLRDAYTPQLFGSNPAENGAVLGNPGDTLPANSMYARQSWVNQAIVDAIADGRKVVMTILIGTNDMGALTSSAAVTAYYTKLCDYVGTARALGAKVAMSTILDIDNLGFMSADKTYLIRLNNLIRGDATQWDGLIDYYADPAFTTATTTYYNSDLVHPNGAGFAKMKVIAKPVLDALLAL; the protein is encoded by the coding sequence ATGAAACGACCACTTACAGACCACGAATACCAAATAAATGGCGGCGAATGGATAGGCTGCACCACATCTAATTGCACCGACCACGGAGACGGAACTTACACTATTACCGATGGATTAGATGTAAATATCCCCATCGGTAGTCTAAAAGTACGGGTAAAAGCATTAGGGATTAATCCGGCCAGTGCCGTGCTTCAAAATACGGCGGCGTTTAATGGGCAAGAAGGCAGCGATATTCCATTATTTTACATCAATCAGGTTAAAACGATGGCCGTTGGTGATGCTGACCAATTGTTAAGCGTTGTATCAAGCAGCGCCGGTGCAGTTACGTTTGTATCATCTGATACGTCAAAGGCGACAATTGTAGTAAGTGATGGTAATTCATACCTCCATGCCGTGGCCACAGGCGATGTCACTGTAACGGCATACCAAGCCGCTGATAGCAGTTATACAACCGCGACCGACCATTGTTTATTCACAGTTGTGGCGGCAACTACGGTCGATGACATTACGTACAGTACAGTAGCTTTAGGGAAAGCTGCAACTGCTGATAACGGTAGCTTTAATGTACGGGATTTAACTACTTATACCCTAAGAAAATACTCGATGGTAAGCGGCAAAGCGGTTTATCAAAAAACTATCCCATCAACTGTTTTGACAACAATAAAAGCGGTAAAAGAAATTATTTACAGCGAAAGCTTGGGAGCTATGCCCGCCAGCCCTATCGTTGACGTAGATAGTAGTTTTGCAGCATATCATTTTAACAAGTTAAAAAACATTGGAGCATCAAACACACTTGATAATAATTTAGTTCAATTTGCTGGCTTTAAAAGGGTAGCCGACCATGGAACTGTTACCATAACACAACTATCCGTTAATTCATATCAATTTGATTTTGTAGCTGCGTATGGCGACGGATATGGCGCTTTTGTTAATTGCTTGCAGGATGTTACGTTGCCAGCGGGTGCGTGGTCGCTTGCCTGTGAAGTAAGGCTATTGCCCGGAGATAGCGGCAAAAGTGCTTATTACGGGTTGGTTTTAGACGGTAGCGGCGCTTCTTATCTTACGATGGCCTTAACTGATACAGATCAAACCATAACATATCCTGTTTTTGAAAACAACACAGATACGGGTGTCGGTTACGGATTTCCGTTGGCGGCATCGTTAACTGGAGTGGCAACAACGCTTTCAATTATTGTGTCTAATATTCGTTTTATACCTGGTGTGGGCAGTGGCGTTGCCTCCGAACTGATACCCGATCTTGTTTTCAATAAGGGTATAGATTATTTGGCAAACGGTGTAAATGCCGATTTGAGTTTCAAATTTTCCAATGCCATAGCAGGAGCCGGTAACGGATTGATCCACTATGAAGCTGACGGCGCAAGTTTAACAATACCACAGGCAACTATGTTAATAGCAATGAAGATTCCATCATCAGGTTTTTTATCTTATAATGTTTTGGCATCACAAAGTGGTGAGGGCCTTCTTTTTTATCTAAATGACAGATTTTTGACTTATGTCGGCACTTGGTTTGGCACTATTTCCGAGACCGCATATGATTTTATGCAAAATGAATGGTTTATATTAGCTATATCCTACAGCGAAACGGTTGCCGATATTTATATAAACGGCTTACGTATCGCAAAAAGGGTTGGAGCATTTGGCAACATTACTTTAGATAGGCTTTTGTTTTTAGGTGGAGATAATAATGACTTTAAGGCGTATGGTGATTTATCAACCCTATCGTTTTGGAATTCAAAACTAAGTGATGCTAATATAGCCGCAGCAACTACCATAGTAAAAAATCGGATGCGGCTAAAAAATCATTTTGTACCCAAACCGAAATATTTCTATATCTCTGAAGGGGATAGTATTACCTGGCTAAACGATTCTTATCAAAGGTTATTGAGGGACGCTTATACGCCGCAGTTATTTGGTTCAAACCCTGCGGAAAACGGGGCTGTATTAGGAAATCCGGGTGATACATTGCCAGCGAATTCAATGTATGCACGTCAGTCATGGGTTAATCAGGCAATTGTTGATGCCATTGCGGATGGAAGAAAGGTCGTGATGACAATATTGATAGGCACCAATGATATGGGGGCTTTAACTTCATCAGCAGCAGTAACGGCTTATTATACTAAGCTTTGTGATTATGTTGGTACGGCACGGGCGTTGGGCGCTAAGGTTGCTATGTCCACAATACTCGATATCGACAATTTGGGTTTTATGTCAGCTGATAAAACATACCTCATTCGGCTTAATAATTTGATTAGGGGTGATGCTACCCAATGGGATGGACTGATAGATTATTATGCCGACCCGGCATTTACTACTGCTACCACCACTTATTATAACAGCGATTTGGTGCACCCCAATGGTGCTGGTTTTGCTAAGATGAAAGTTATTGCAAAACCAGTTTTGGATGCTTTATTGGCCCTTTAA
- a CDS encoding glycoside hydrolase family 76 protein, protein MKKIISTIYLCLAIVSAATAQTSANYKNRIAIINKNIYDRFYDEKVNLYFETNDSAANKGNHSFLWPLCAMVQAANEMEAGNPSKNYITPVMKAIDQYYSAKPPVPGYQAMVAREKVDSRFYDDNEWIAIALMDAYARNYKKEYLETSQMIYRFLLSGHDKVGGGGFYWVEGDKKGKNTCSNGPAILVALQLYQATHQKAYLDTAIVTYNWAKEHLLSLNGVYYDAIRVPSMKVDSAYYTYNAGTMLQSGVLLYNITHDKKYLHDAQNVAKAAEKHFYRNGRLPGNYWFNAVLLRGYIELYKVDKNKAQLQFMIDDANRTWAQEKDDQNLLGPKKVKSLIDQAAMLEIYSRLDNLKLN, encoded by the coding sequence ATGAAAAAAATAATATCAACCATTTACCTGTGCCTGGCAATAGTGTCGGCTGCAACCGCCCAAACAAGTGCCAATTATAAAAACCGGATTGCCATCATTAATAAAAACATTTATGACAGGTTTTACGATGAAAAAGTAAATTTATACTTCGAAACTAATGATAGCGCGGCCAACAAGGGTAACCACTCTTTTTTGTGGCCATTATGCGCTATGGTGCAGGCTGCAAATGAAATGGAGGCAGGCAATCCTTCAAAAAATTATATAACTCCGGTTATGAAAGCCATTGATCAGTATTATTCTGCCAAACCGCCGGTACCAGGTTACCAGGCCATGGTGGCCAGGGAAAAAGTTGATTCCCGGTTTTATGATGATAATGAATGGATTGCCATAGCGCTGATGGACGCGTACGCCCGAAACTACAAAAAAGAGTACCTGGAAACTTCCCAAATGATTTACCGTTTCCTGTTGTCGGGCCATGATAAGGTTGGCGGCGGCGGTTTTTATTGGGTAGAAGGGGATAAAAAAGGCAAAAACACCTGTTCTAACGGCCCGGCTATATTAGTGGCCCTGCAGTTATACCAGGCCACCCATCAAAAAGCGTATCTGGATACTGCAATTGTTACTTACAATTGGGCAAAAGAACATTTGCTATCGTTAAACGGTGTTTATTATGATGCCATCAGGGTACCTTCTATGAAAGTTGATTCGGCGTATTATACTTATAATGCAGGGACCATGCTGCAATCGGGTGTGCTGTTGTACAATATTACCCATGACAAAAAGTATCTCCATGATGCACAAAACGTAGCTAAAGCTGCCGAAAAGCATTTTTACCGAAACGGTCGCTTGCCGGGTAATTATTGGTTTAACGCCGTTTTGCTTAGAGGATACATAGAATTGTATAAAGTGGACAAAAACAAAGCCCAATTGCAGTTCATGATAGATGATGCCAACCGCACCTGGGCGCAGGAAAAAGATGATCAAAATCTTTTAGGGCCTAAAAAGGTAAAATCACTGATTGACCAGGCTGCCATGCTGGAGATTTATTCCCGGCTGGATAATCTGAAGCTGAATTAG